The DNA sequence CTCCTTCTTCGAAGCGGCCGAGGGCGGCCTCCTCGAACAGGTACGCATCGACCACGCCGCCGTCGCCGTCAGCAGCATCGCCGCCAAATTCGTTCTGCGCGGCTGCCGTTTCACCGGCAACGGCACCGCCGTCAAGCTGTTGCGCGAATCCTTCCCCCTGATCGAGGATTGCCGCTTCGCCGACAACGACATCGCCATCGACAACGAAATGAAGTCCGTCGCCACCGTCCGCGGCAACCGCTTCAGCGGCCACAAGAAATCGGCCATCGTCGCCTCCCACGGCAGTCGCGGGGCGATCACCGGCAACCGTTTCGAGAAGAACCGGCAGGCCATCGCCTTGGTGCAGAAATACCCCGATCCGGTGGAAAACAACGACTTTATCGACAACGGCGTCGGCATCTTCTGCAATCAGACGCAAAACACCCCGGCGATCCGCCACAACCGCTTCGAAAAGAACGAGACCGCCCTGATCAACTTCTCTTTCGCCTATCCCGCCGTCGAACACAACCGCTTCATGGACAACGGCACCGCCGTGCGCAACGATCAGTTCGCCTCGCCGAAAATCTTCCGTAATCTCTTCCGGGGCAACGGCACCGCCCTCTTCAACGACCGCAAATCGGACCCGGAAGTGACCCGCAACCAGTTCGAAAAGAACGATCTCGTCCTCTTCTGCGACCACTCTTCCTATCCCCTCTTCCGCGACAACAACCTGCTCGGCAACCCCCAGGCGGTGCGGCTCGGCATCTTCCAGAGCGCCGACTGGGAAGCCCGCTCGGGATCGAAGAAGATCGTCCAGGAAAAGGCGCGGCAGCTCAACAGCCGCAACCCCCTGATCGAGCGGATTCCCAGCGATTTCCGCGACCGCGTTGAAGTCGCCGGCAACTGGTGGGGAGAGAATACGGAGCGGCTGCGTCAGGCCGCCGCCGAGGCCAATCTCGACCTTTTTCACGATCGCCTCGACCAGCCGACCGTCACCTATGAAGGCTACGGCGACGAAGCCTACCGCCTCGACCAGGTGGTCTTCCAACCGGTTCTCGACCAGGCCGTCGCCGATACTCTGCCGGAGGCCCAACCATGATCCGTCACGCCCTCTTCGCCCTGACCCTCCTGCTGATCGCCTTGCCGGCGGTCGCCTCCGCCGCCGTCGAGGGGCGGGTAGTGCTGGGGGACGAGTCGGTGCCCGGCATCCGCGTCGCCGCCTATGCCGGGGCCGACTTTTCCGGCGCGCCCCTGGCCCTTTCCGCGCCGAGCGACAGCGAAGGCAAGTACCGCCTCGATCTCCCCCCCGGGCTCTATTCCCTTTACGCCCGAGACGACGACCGCAAGCTCTTCGCCATCTGCGGTCGCAACCCGGTGGCGGTGGCCGGCGAAGCGGTCTGGGCCGGGCTCAGGGCGGTGACCGTCGATCCCGTCGTGATCCTGCCCTACGACGACGAATACAGCGCCGCCATCGAGGGAACGGTGCTGCTCGACGGCAAGCCCCTGGCCGACGCCTACGTCTATCTCTATCTCGACGCGAGCGAGGATCTCAAAGGCAACGGCTACCGCATCAGCCCGCCCACCGACGCCGACGGCCGCTTTGCCTTCGATGGACTGCCCGAAAGCGGCTATTTCCTCGTCGCCCGCCAACGCCAAGGGGGGGGCAAGGTCGGGCCGGTGCGGGAAGGGGACGCTCTCGCCATCCATCCCGGCAACCCCCTCGCCGCCCGCGCCGGGCAGAGCCTGCGCGTCACCTTGCACGCCGTGCGCAAGAACCAGGAGGCCACCGACAGCGAAACCTTTGTCCGCGCCTCGGGGATGGCCATTCGCGGCACCGTCGTCGATGGCGAAGGGCGCCCCGCCGCCGGGGTGCATGTTTTCGCCTACACCGACCGGGTCATCGGCCACCAGCGGCCGTCGGCCCTCTCCCCCCCCACCGGCGCCGACGGCCGCTTCACCGTCAACCTCAAAGAACCGGGGATCTACTACGTCGGCGCTCGGGAAGAATACGGCGACTCCCCCGCCCCCGGCGAACGCTTCGGC is a window from the Desulfuromonas acetexigens genome containing:
- a CDS encoding NosD domain-containing protein, which gives rise to MWHGKPTLSLLTVLLPAILLLVVAPAFGETVSGKLAGAPRWSGEIRLAETVVVPPGVTLKIAPGTRIRAERANAVLMVNGTLDARGTEKAPIVFSGPADWEGISFFEAAEGGLLEQVRIDHAAVAVSSIAAKFVLRGCRFTGNGTAVKLLRESFPLIEDCRFADNDIAIDNEMKSVATVRGNRFSGHKKSAIVASHGSRGAITGNRFEKNRQAIALVQKYPDPVENNDFIDNGVGIFCNQTQNTPAIRHNRFEKNETALINFSFAYPAVEHNRFMDNGTAVRNDQFASPKIFRNLFRGNGTALFNDRKSDPEVTRNQFEKNDLVLFCDHSSYPLFRDNNLLGNPQAVRLGIFQSADWEARSGSKKIVQEKARQLNSRNPLIERIPSDFRDRVEVAGNWWGENTERLRQAAAEANLDLFHDRLDQPTVTYEGYGDEAYRLDQVVFQPVLDQAVADTLPEAQP